The window TCAACTTATCACGGAAAAAGGCGGATTAATTTTTGAGAACACAACTGCGGTAAATATTGAGACTGGAGAACAACCAGTCGTACTTACCCGTGAGGGTCCTCGTATTACTTCCAATCATGTTCTTGCTTGCTCTCATTTTCCGTTTTATGAGGGACTTGGACTTTATTCTACAAGGATGCATGCAGATAGATCCTATGCCCTTACAGTCAAAACAAAAAAGAAATTTCCCGATGGAATATATATAAGTGCCGATCAGCCAACACGTTCACTCCGATCTGTAACGGTTAACGGAGAAGAAATGGTGCTCATTGTCGGGGAAAGTCATAAGACTGGTCAAGGGATAGAGACGATGGAACATTACAAGGCGTTGGAGAGTTTTGGTGAGGAAGTTTTTGGGCTGGAAAAGATTGTCTACCGGTGGTCGGCCCAAGATCTAGTGACGTTAGACAAACTGCCTTATATCGGTGAATTAACATCTGGACAACCGAATATCTTGATTGCGACAGGGTTTCGGAAATGGGGAATGTCCAATGGAACGGCAGCTGCACTATTATTCCGGGATATGATTTTGGGTAAAGAGAACACTTTTGAAAAATTATATACGCCTTCACGTTTCTATGCACATCCAAGTTTAAAAAACTTTTTAGTAGAGAACGCGAATGTTGTCGGCCAAATAATTAAAGGAAAGTTAGATTCACCCAAAACAAAGCCGGAAGACTTATCTAACGGGGAAGGTGCCGTTATTACGCTTGAAGGTCATAGAAAAGGTGCCTATAAAGATGATGAAGGCAAATTGCATATCGTAGATACAACCTGTACCCATATCGGATGCGAAGTCGAATGGAACAATGGTGATCGCACTTGGGATTGCCCGTGCCATGGTTCTCGATTTTCATTTACAGGCGAAGTAATTGAAGGTCCCGCTGAAAAACCGTTACAAAAATATGATTATAAAATGATTGATAATCTTACATCCGAAGACTCAGGTTATTGATAGTAAATAGCTAACAGCAGTGAGCTTCTACTGCTGTTTTTTTCTTTTAGAAATATAAAAAGCATCATCCAGTGAAGGATGATGCATCATTGGTGCTAATAGCTTTATAAAGCTTAGCCGCCTTTGCCGTATGGTCTTAGAAAGTTTTAAACCACCACTTCTCCAAGTGGGTGTTCGCAGAAACAATCCTGTATGTCCCGGTTGTCGAAAGAACTGGGTATGCCATTCCTGTTTCTAGGTAAAACTCCCGATTACAGCTTAAAGGTTAAAACTTAATGTATATACGAACAACGCAGCTTCTATATAGAGTATATAACAATCAAAGTGTATTATCAAATGAAAATAGTGGAAACTTTTTTAGCTTTGTAAAGATCAGCCGCCTTTGCCGTATGGTCTTAGAAAGTTTTAAACCACCACTTCTCCAAGTGGGTGTTCGCAGAAACAATCCTGTATGTCCCAGTTATCGAAAGAACTGGTTATGCCATTCCTGTTTCTAGGTAAAACTCCCGTTTACAGCTTAAAGGTTAAAACTTAATGGGTATACGAACAACGCAGCTTGTAAACATAGTGTACATCATCCGATTCGTATTTTCAAATGAAATTGTTGGGAATCAATCGAGAAATTTTTGAATGGTTTGCGTGCCAGGCAACGTAACAACGTTTATACTGGTTAAGGATAGATTTTAGATGAAAAGGAGAATAAGCATGACAGGGAAAACACACATCGTAGGCGGCATTGCAGCAAGTCTTGCTTATGCACAAATTACAAATCATGATCCGGTTATCATGCTGGGGGCTGGGGTGATCGGGGCGTTGCTTCCTGACATCTGTCACGGCGGCAGTAAGATCGGAAGAAAATTACCGCTATTATCAAAACTGATTAATATGCTATTTGGACATCGCACATTTACACATAGTTTGTTATTTCTAGTTATCGTCGCTTCCTTACTGAATGCATTCATTCCAAACGAGGCTGTAAAGGCAGGATTTTTGGCGGGAATGGTAAGCCATTATATCTTGGATATGGCGACGAAAAATGGTATCAAACTACTTTTCCCACTCAGCATGACGGTACGCTTTCCATTGACGACAAGAACTGGCGGCGGGGTAGAAAACATTGTGTTCAGCATTTTATCGCTCCTATCATTTTATTTCGGATACAAAGCATTCAGTTACTACTTATAATTGAAGCTGATTTTGAAAAAAGATGATGTCATAGCCTGCTTTTTGTTAGAATGGAAAAGGTGAAAGAGAGGGAGCATAAAAATGGCAATACAAAAGTTTCGAAAAACGATTTTATTTGAATATATACAAATTATCTTTGGTGCTGCGCTCGTTGGATTGGCCTTCAATATTTTCTTGTTGCCTTCCAAGTTAGCCGCAGGCGGGGTTTCAGGGATCAGTACAATCTTATATGAACTATTTCAATTTAATCCGGCCTATGTGCAATGGCTCATTAATATTCCATTATTATTGCTCGGAGTCTTACTTGTCGGTAAAGAATTCAGTTTAAAAACGCTTGTCGGCACGTTTTTCGTTCCGTTTGTCATCTGGTTATCAGCCGACATGAAGCTGTCTGTCGACAATCCACTATTAAGTGCAATATATGGAGGAATTATGCTGGGGGTCGGCCTTGGCATCGTATATAGAGGAAATGGTTCGACGGGGGGTACTGCTTTAATTGCTCAATTGGTCAAGAAATACACCGGCCTGTCAAGTGGTTTTTCGCAATTGCTTGTAGATGGACTAGTAGTCGTTACTTCAGCATTTGTCTTCAACTTTGAGCTTGCACTTTACGCAATGATAGCAATTTATGTTACGAGTAAGGTGATTGATTTTGTCCAGTTGCAAACGTCGCCGACCAAATTGGTACTCATCATTACGGATAAAGAAGAGGAAATCCAAGGTATTATCAAAAATGATATCAATCGCGGATTAACAAAAATTAAAACAATTGGCGGCTATACCAATCAAGAGAAAACAATGATTCTCTGTGTCGTCGAACAATCAGAGGCCGTTTACTTCAAAAAACTGCTCCAAACAAAAGAACCTACCTCCTTTGTCATCTTTCTGAATGCTTCCGAAATACTCGGTCGTGGCTTTTCTAAAGCGCAATTTGATGAAGATAACGTGAA of the Sporosarcina sp. FSL K6-1508 genome contains:
- a CDS encoding FAD-dependent oxidoreductase codes for the protein MTHTNKENGKLPLDTESYWRTDIEFPKFPSLEEDIQVDVIIVGAGITGITSAYLLVNEGLKVAIIEAGKVLNGTTGHTTAKITAQHDLIYDEFIRNIGRSNARLYYEANTEALNFIKETVDQHKIDCDFSTQDAYIYATTEKYARKIEKEAEAYEKIGIEGGLVDSIPFEIDFQKVLVMKKQAQFHPTKYLVHLLQLITEKGGLIFENTTAVNIETGEQPVVLTREGPRITSNHVLACSHFPFYEGLGLYSTRMHADRSYALTVKTKKKFPDGIYISADQPTRSLRSVTVNGEEMVLIVGESHKTGQGIETMEHYKALESFGEEVFGLEKIVYRWSAQDLVTLDKLPYIGELTSGQPNILIATGFRKWGMSNGTAAALLFRDMILGKENTFEKLYTPSRFYAHPSLKNFLVENANVVGQIIKGKLDSPKTKPEDLSNGEGAVITLEGHRKGAYKDDEGKLHIVDTTCTHIGCEVEWNNGDRTWDCPCHGSRFSFTGEVIEGPAEKPLQKYDYKMIDNLTSEDSGY
- a CDS encoding metal-dependent hydrolase, with product MTGKTHIVGGIAASLAYAQITNHDPVIMLGAGVIGALLPDICHGGSKIGRKLPLLSKLINMLFGHRTFTHSLLFLVIVASLLNAFIPNEAVKAGFLAGMVSHYILDMATKNGIKLLFPLSMTVRFPLTTRTGGGVENIVFSILSLLSFYFGYKAFSYYL
- a CDS encoding YitT family protein; the encoded protein is MAIQKFRKTILFEYIQIIFGAALVGLAFNIFLLPSKLAAGGVSGISTILYELFQFNPAYVQWLINIPLLLLGVLLVGKEFSLKTLVGTFFVPFVIWLSADMKLSVDNPLLSAIYGGIMLGVGLGIVYRGNGSTGGTALIAQLVKKYTGLSSGFSQLLVDGLVVVTSAFVFNFELALYAMIAIYVTSKVIDFVQLQTSPTKLVLIITDKEEEIQGIIKNDINRGLTKIKTIGGYTNQEKTMILCVVEQSEAVYFKKLLQTKEPTSFVIFLNASEILGRGFSKAQFDEDNVK